In Streptomyces sp. HUAS ZL42, the DNA window GGCACGGCGTGGACCCGGCCCTGCGCGCACGCATCCGGGAGGCCGCCCGCGCCTTCTTCGTCCTCCCCGCAGACGTCAAGCAGCCGTACGCCGCGAAGGTCGGCGGCCGCGGCTGGCTCGGTCCCGGCGCCGAGGCCAACGGGTACGCGGAGGGTACGCAGACCCCGCCGGACCTGAAGGAGTCGCTGACGTTCGCGACGCACGAGCCCTTCGAGGAACCGGTGGTCAACGCGGAGTGGTACGCGCCCAACGTCTGGCCGGCGGAGGTACCGGAACTTCAGCGGCTCTGCGAGGAGTACCTGGCGAAGATGGGTGAGCTGGAGAACCACCTCCTCGCCCTCCTCGGCGAGGCCCTCGGTCTCGAACCCGACTTCTTCACGCGGCACATGGACCACCCCACGTACGGCTTCAACATCAACTGGTATCCGGGGACGGCAGTCATCGGCGAGCCCCTGCCCGGACAGTTCCGCATCGGACCCCACACCGACTTCGGGACCGTGACGATCCTCGACCGGCAGGCGGGCAAGGGCGGGCTGCAGGTCTACACCGACGAGGGCGGCTGGCAGGACGCGCCCCACGACCCGGCCGCCTTCACCGTCAACATCGGCGATCTGATGGCCCGTTGGACCGGCGACCGCTGGCGCTCCGGCCGCCACCGCGTCCTGCCGCCGCCGGCCGACGCACCCGCCGAGGAACTGATGTCCCTGGTCTACTTCGGCGAGTGCACCCCGGGGACGCTCGTGGAGTCCGTCCCGGCTCCGGTGGGCAGGGTGACGTACGAGCCCGTCGACTCGCATGTGTACCTGCGGGAGAAGCTCGACTCGATCACCGTGGGCTGACGATCCCTGCCTCGCGGCCGGGTGCGTGCGGAACTTTCGTAACCCAACGGACATCACGCGATCTGGCTCGAACCAACTTCCGCTCCTTACCCTTGAGTTGAGAACCGGCCTAGGGGGAGGTGCGGGTGCACAGACGGTTGCACGGGCGTGGTGCGCTGTTCGACACGGAGCCTGCCGGTCTCGTCCCACGGCTCGTCGGGCTGCGTCCCTACGAGCATCTCGCCGCCAAGGTCGACCATCCCCGCGAGCTGCCGATGCTGGTCCTCGCGGGCGGTCGAGGTCTCGGCAAGAGCGCGGTGCTCGCCGAACTGTGGGACGCCTACACGGAACGCAACCGCAAGGGCGAGACGCGCAAACGCACCCCGGTCGCGCTGATCGACTGCGAGGAGGAGCAGTTCGCCCGGCCGCCGCACGAGGAGAGCCCCGAGTCCTGGTCACCGGTGTGGCAGGCGCTGCTGGTGATCGCCGAGCAGCTGACCGAGCCGGTGAAGGCGGCCGGACAGCTCACCTTCCCCCGGCTGACGGCGGGCCTGGTGGCGGTACGGGCGCAGGACTGGAGCGGCCGTACGGACTCGGAGCGCATCCGCCGGGAGCTGGTGCGGATCCTGCTGCTGAACGAGCGCGGTGCGCGGTTCAACCTGGCCGGCCGGTGGGCGGCCAAGGTCGCGTCGAAGGTGATCGCGGCCGCCAGCGGGCAGGGCCCGTTCGTCGCGGCGACCGTCGAGGCCACCCTGGAGGCCCTCTCCGAGGGCGTCACGCACCGCAAGGAGCAGCGGCCGTCGACCTGGTACCGCACGTATCCGAACGCGGGCGGCAACGCGAAACGCGGACTGCTGCTGCTCTCCGGGAACTTCCGGGCCGGCGGCACCTCGCGCGAGCACGCCGAGCGCTATCTCGTACGGGCGCTGCTCGCCGACCTGGCCGAGGCGTACTCGGGGATCGGCTCGCACCTCACCCGGCTGGGCCGCCCGCTGGTGCTGCTCGACAACGCGCGGAGCGGACCGGGACCGGGCCTGCTGGACGCGGTGCTGCGGGACCGCTCCGAGGGGATCGCGGACCAGGTCGTGTTCATCGCGACCGTACGCGGCACCGACCACCCCGCCCTGCGGGACGCGGCCCGCCGCGACCTGCCCGCGGTGGCCCGGACCACGGACTGGGAGCCGGGCAGCTCCGCCTCGTCCCGGACCCTCCTCGTGCCGCTGCCGCCGCTGTCGCCCGACGACACCTTGCACATCGTGGGCGCGGTGTGCGACGACGTCGAGGTCCCGCCCCAGCTCCCGCACGCCGCACACCGGTTGACCGGCGGCAACCCGCTGGGCATCGTCCTGCTGGCCACGGCGGCCAAACAGCATCCCGAGCGGGCCGTCTCACTGGGCCGGCTGCTCACCGCGCACATCTCCCTGGAGGAGGACCGGGCCGACAGCCGCCCCGCCTACAGCGAACTGCTGGAACGCCTCGTGCCCGCCGACCGGCTCGACGAACTGACCGTGCTGGCCGCCGCCCACGACCACGACTCGGCCGTGGCTCTGGCCGCGGCCCAGCTCCCGGACGACTTCGGCGCCTCGGGCGTACGCTCCCTGCGGGCACAACTGGCCGGGGAGGGACTGCCGTCCGAGCCCGGCCACTTCGTCGGCGACCCCTTCGTACGCACCCTGCTGCTGCTCCGCCTCCACCACCGCCACGCGGACCACGCCAAGTGGCGTGAGGTGCACGAGACGTCGATACGGCACTACACGCACGCCGAGGACGACCCCTCCCACGCCCGCTACCGCCTCTACCACGAACTCGCCCTCGGCGACGCGGCCGGCGCGGTGGCCCACCTGCGCGACACCTTCACCTCCCTCGACACCCGCACCTGGCTGGACACCCTCTGCTTCCTCGCAGCGGCCCCCTACTTCCACGCGCACGACGCCGAGGGCCGCGACTTCGCCGACCAGGACGACCGTCGCTCGGCGATCGCGCTCGGCCGCACCGACGCCGGCCACCGTCCGCCGCAGGGCGCCGACGCCTTCCTGCACCTGCGGATACGGCGGCTGCTGCACGCCGTCTGGCAGGTGACCGACCCGCTGGTGCTGCCCGACCCGAAGGTGTGCGACCGGATGCGGTTCGAGCTGCTGCAACTGTCCGACCTGCGGCCCGCGGGAGGTGCCCTGCTGTTCGCGGCGTCGCAGGCCTGGCCGCTGGACGCCCTCGCCGGGCGGGCACTGCGCACGCCGGACGACGACGAGTCCGACGACACGGACGGGGAGGCGTGATGGCCGGCGGAAGAGGCGCGGTGGCGCGGCTGCGGGTGATCTGGGGGATCCGCCTCTACCGCTATCTGGCCCTGCTGGTCACGGCCGCGGTGGTGACCGGGCTGGTCCTCGGCATCCGGGCGCTCGCCCACGAGGACCGCTCGTGCGCACCCGGGGTCGCACGGCCGCAGGACAGTGACGAGTGCGTGGGCGTGGCGACGACGGCGTACGACTTCGGGCGGCCCCAGCTCCGGGACGCGGTACGGGCCATCGACCGCGAGAACGCCCGCCTCAAGCCCGGCAGCTACGTGACGGTCGCGCTGATGTTGCCGTACACGGCGACCACCCCCTCCACCCTCAGCGACATCCAGCACGAGCTGCAGGGCGCCTACCTGGCGCAGTACCAGGCCAACCACAGCTCCAACGGCCAGTCCCCCGCGATCCGGCTGGTGCTCGCCAACCCGGGGGCGACCGGCGACCACTGGGAGCGGATGGTCGACCAGCTGGTCCGGATGACGAAGAGCTCCGACCGGCTGCGGGCGGTCGCCGGGGTCGGCATGAGCACCGACAACAACAAGAAGGCCGTCAAGGAGCTGACCCTGCGCGGCATTCCGGTGGTCGGCAGCTCGATCACCGCCGACGACCTCGCCAACGGCCAGAACGGCCAGGACCCCTTCCCCGGCCTCGCCCGGGTCTCGCCCACCAACACCGACGAGGCCCGCGCGCTGGCCTCCTTCGCCAAGGTGACGGCGGGCAAGGCGCTGCTCGTGTACGACAAGCCCGGCGACCCCTACACGCGGACGCTCCAGCAGTCGTTCGCGAAGCTGATCGAGGGCTCGCCGTACGAGCCGCAGCCGTTCACCCCGCCCGCCGACCGCAGCCGGGAGGGCACGACCGCCAACACCTTCCGGCAGATCACGCACCTCGTGTGCGACACGGCCGAGGGCACGGACACGATCCTGTTCGCGGGCCGGCACACCCAGCTGCGGCAGTTCATCAACGCGCTCGGCGGACGCGGCTGCCAGGACCGGAAGTTCACGGTGCTCACCGGTGACGAGGGCTCCTACCTGACCGGCGAGAAGGACCTGGACCGCAGCGCCCTCGAACGCAACCTCTCCGTCCGCTACACGGCCCTCGCCCACCCCGACGCCTGGCTGAAGGACACCGCGAGGACGGGCGGCTCCAAACAGGACGCGGAGGTCCTGAACGGGCTGCTGGCAGGCAGTGGCCGCGAGCCGATCGGCCCCATCGGCTCGACGGGGCTGGAGGACGGCCAGCTGATCATCGCCTACGACGCCGTGCAGCTGGCCGTCCACGGCATCCGCGAGGCCACGCCCGACGGCCGGGTGGTCCCGCCGCTCGCGGACGTCGGCCTGCAGTGGCCGCAGGTCAAGGGCTCGCTGCGGGTGAGCGGGGCGAGCGGCTGGATCTGCCTGGACGTGCACGGCAACCCGTACGACAAGGCCGTACCGATCGTGGAACTCACCCCCGAGGGCGGCTCCCGCTTCGTGAAGATCGCGTGGCCGGAGGGGAAGGCGCCGGGGAAGGAGTGTCTGCCGCCGTCCTAGGAGGCCGCCGCCGCAAGGTACTCGATCAGGCGTTCGAAACGGGCACGCCAGCCCTCCTCGGTCTCCGCCTCGCCCTGAACCTCGTGGGTGAACCGGAGGATGCTGGCGTCGTCCCCGTCCCGCTCCAGATGGAAGCGGATGCGCCCGAGGCCCTCCACCGTGTACTCGGCGACCCGGTCCACGTCCCAGGCGGTGACCTGCCCCCTGCCCAGGTCACGCAGGACGACCGCGCCGCCGAGCCGGGGCTCCAGAACCTCGACGCCGGTCCACCAGGCGCCCAGCCCCTCCGGGGTGGCGAGGGCCGGCCAGACCGTCTCCATGGACCGCGGAAGCCGTACGAGCATGTGCAGCGTGCGCGGGTTCCCGTGGGTCTCGCTGGTGCCCTGTTCGACGGAACCGGTCATGACACCAGCGTGACCCGGGGCGGAGCGTTCCGCACGTGGTCACGGGCGCTCACCGGTATCCACGTTTATCCGCCGTACGGCAGTTCAGAACCCGACGGAGCGGAGCGCGCCCAGACCCACGTCGGCGTACGAGTGCTTGCCGGACACGAAGATGTTCACCCCGTAATAGTTGAACAGCCAGCAGCCGAAGGCGAGCAGCGCCAGGTACGCGGCCTTGCGGCCCTTCCAGCCGGCCGTGGCACGGGCGTGCAGGTAGCAGGCGTAGCCGACCCAGGTGATGAAGGACCAGGTCTCCTTGGGGTCCCAGCCCCAGTAGCGGCCCCACGCGTCGCCCGCCCAGATCGCGCCCGCGATGATCGTGAACGTCCACAGCGGGAAGACGGCCGCGTTGACGCGGTAGGCGAACTTGTCGAGGGACGCCGATGCGGGCAGCCGGTCCAGGAACGAGTTCGCGAAGCGGCCGGGCTTGCCGCCGGTCGCGAGCTTGTTCTCGTAGTTGTCCTTGAACAGGTACAGGATCGTGGCGACCGCGCCGACGTAGAAGACCGCGCCGCAGAAGATCGCGGTGGAGACGTGGATGTACAGCCAGTACGAGTGAAGGGCGGGAACCAACTGGTCACTGGCGGTGTACAAGACAGTGACGGCGAGACCGAGATCGAGGAGGACCGTCGTGATCAGGAACAGGCCGAGCCAGCGGACGTTCTTCTTCAGCGCGAGCAGCCCGAGGTACACACCGACGGCGACCGTCGAGAAGGTGATGTTGAACTCGTACATGTTGCCCCACGGCGCCCGCTGCACCGACAGGGCCCGCGCGAGCACTCCACCGAACTCGACCAGGAAGGCGAGCAGGGTGAGGGAGATGGCGATACGCCCGTAGAGGTCGCCCTGCTCGTCCCCGCCGTGCGCACCAGGCCCGTCGGGCACGTCCCGCGCCCCGGCCGCGGACCGCACGACGACCTTCGGCCGCTCCAGTACGGCCGTGCCGCCGGCGTTCTTCACGGTGACCGCCGGCGTCGTCTTCGCCGCGTCCTTCTTGGCGTCCGCGGTGAGCGCGGCGGCGGTGCGGCCGACCTTGCTGCGGCTGCCGAAGAGCCATTCGGCGATGTACGCGAAGAAGGCCAGGGTGTAGACGGCCATCGCGGAGTAGATCAGCGTGTTGCTGATGTTCGCGAGATGTTCGTTGGTGGCGGCGGCGAGAGTCACTGCTGCTCAGCCCCTTCGGCAGGTACGACTTGGGGGTCGGGGGAATCGGAGGAGTCGTCGTCGGGTTCGGGCGCGCCCGGCGCCTGGTCGTACAGGATCCCGGCGAGGTCGCCGAGTTCCTCGGGCACCTTGGCGGACTCGCTGCGGCCGAGGCCGGCCATCTCGACGACGGTCACGCCGTCGGCGCCCCGCACGGCCCTCACCCACACGCGGCGGCGCTGGATGAACAGGGAGGCGGCGAGGCCGAAGATCGCGGTGAGGGCTCCGGTGAGTGCCCAGCCGCTCGCGGGCTGCTGCACGACCTGGAAGTTCGCCCACTCCTTGGTGCCCTCGTAGGTGACCGAACCGGCGCCGTCGGGGAGCGTCATGGTCTCGCCGGGCTTCAGGTTCACCCTGAGCTGCTGGTCCTTGGAGTCCTTGAAGTACTTCATGTGCGACTTGTCGAGCTGGTACACGCTCTGCGGGATGCCCGAGTTCACGCCCAGGTCGCCGTAGTACGGCGCCAGGTTGAGTACCGGGTTCCGCAGCGCTGGGAACGTCGAGGCCGTCTCGCTGCCCTTCTCATAGGTCGGCAGGAGGAAGGCCTGGATGCCCAGCTGTTCGCTGACGCCCCGGGCGTTCTTGTAGCCGTCCATGACCTTGACCACACCGGAGGAGGTGACATTGGAGTCGAGGGGCAGCAGCGGTACGGCGTCGCGGAGGACGACGTCGCCCTTGCCGTCGCGGACCGTCACGAAGGGGGCGTAGCCGTGGGCGGTGAGATAGACCTTCGCGTCGCCGATCTCCAGCGGCTCGTTGACCTTGACGGTGGTCTTCCGCTCCTTGCCGTAGGCGCCCTCGCTGTAGGTGATGGCCGCCTGGTAGGTGCGCGGGGTGCCCTTGTTGGGGCCGGAGTCCTCGTAGGTGCCGGTGAACTTGTCCAGGGTGAAGCTGAACGGCACCAGGTCGTCGGTGCTGAAGAGGTTGCCGGACTTGAAGTCGTCGTAGGAGATGAGCGTGTTGGAGAAGCCGTCGCCCTCGACGACCAGCTTGTTGCCCTCGGACTTGTACAGCTGGCCCCAGGCGAAGGCGATCAGCAGCACGATCAACGCGATGTGGAAGGCGAGGTTGCCGACCTCGCGCAGATAACCCTTCTCGGCGGCGACCGCGTCCCCGGCGAGGTGGGCGCGGAAGCGGCGCTTCTTCAGCAGCGCGAGCGCGGCCGCGCGGACCTGCTCCGGCTCGGCCTCGGTGCGCCAGGTCGTGTAGGCGGGCAGCCTGGTCAGCCGCTTGGGCGCCCCCGGCGGGCGGCTGCGCAGCTGGCCCACGAACTGCCAGGTGCGGGGGACGATACAGCCGATGAGGGAGACGAACAGCAGGATGTAGATCGCGGAGAACCACACCGAGCTGTAGACGTGGAAGAGCCCGAGCCTGTCGTAGACGTCACCGAGGGTGGGGTGGTCCTTGCGGAACGCGGCGACCTTCGTCAGGTCGGTCCCGGTCTGCGGGATCAGCGAGCCGGGGATCGCGCCGAGCGCCAGCAGCAGGAGCAGCAGCAGGGCGACCCGCATCGAGGTGAGCTGGCGCCAGAACCAGCGGGCCCAGCCGACGACGCCCAGGGCGGGCAGGCCGGGTGCCGTCTCCTCGGGTGCGGTGGACAGCTGGGAGCCCGCGGCTCCGAGGTCCTGGTCGTCCGGGGCGGCCGGGGTCCCGTCGGTGGTCGAGGCGGTGGTCTTGCTCATCGGTCAGATCCCCACAGTGAAGCCGTTGGACCAGGTCTGCATGTCCTGCACGATGCGGTCCCAGGCACCGGTCAGCAGCAGCAGGCCGGTGACGATCATCATGGTCCCGCCGATGCGCATGACCCAGACATAGTGGCGCTTGACCCAGCCGAAGGCACCCAGCGCCCTGCGGAAGGCGACCGCCGCGAGCA includes these proteins:
- a CDS encoding cytochrome c biogenesis protein ResB; translation: MSKTTASTTDGTPAAPDDQDLGAAGSQLSTAPEETAPGLPALGVVGWARWFWRQLTSMRVALLLLLLLALGAIPGSLIPQTGTDLTKVAAFRKDHPTLGDVYDRLGLFHVYSSVWFSAIYILLFVSLIGCIVPRTWQFVGQLRSRPPGAPKRLTRLPAYTTWRTEAEPEQVRAAALALLKKRRFRAHLAGDAVAAEKGYLREVGNLAFHIALIVLLIAFAWGQLYKSEGNKLVVEGDGFSNTLISYDDFKSGNLFSTDDLVPFSFTLDKFTGTYEDSGPNKGTPRTYQAAITYSEGAYGKERKTTVKVNEPLEIGDAKVYLTAHGYAPFVTVRDGKGDVVLRDAVPLLPLDSNVTSSGVVKVMDGYKNARGVSEQLGIQAFLLPTYEKGSETASTFPALRNPVLNLAPYYGDLGVNSGIPQSVYQLDKSHMKYFKDSKDQQLRVNLKPGETMTLPDGAGSVTYEGTKEWANFQVVQQPASGWALTGALTAIFGLAASLFIQRRRVWVRAVRGADGVTVVEMAGLGRSESAKVPEELGDLAGILYDQAPGAPEPDDDSSDSPDPQVVPAEGAEQQ
- a CDS encoding SRPBCC domain-containing protein, with the translated sequence MTGSVEQGTSETHGNPRTLHMLVRLPRSMETVWPALATPEGLGAWWTGVEVLEPRLGGAVVLRDLGRGQVTAWDVDRVAEYTVEGLGRIRFHLERDGDDASILRFTHEVQGEAETEEGWRARFERLIEYLAAAAS
- a CDS encoding isopenicillin N synthase family dioxygenase produces the protein MSDPRIPTIDLRPWLDGDEQARHDIARTVDQALQTAGFLLVTGHGVDPALRARIREAARAFFVLPADVKQPYAAKVGGRGWLGPGAEANGYAEGTQTPPDLKESLTFATHEPFEEPVVNAEWYAPNVWPAEVPELQRLCEEYLAKMGELENHLLALLGEALGLEPDFFTRHMDHPTYGFNINWYPGTAVIGEPLPGQFRIGPHTDFGTVTILDRQAGKGGLQVYTDEGGWQDAPHDPAAFTVNIGDLMARWTGDRWRSGRHRVLPPPADAPAEELMSLVYFGECTPGTLVESVPAPVGRVTYEPVDSHVYLREKLDSITVG
- the ccsB gene encoding c-type cytochrome biogenesis protein CcsB → MTLAAATNEHLANISNTLIYSAMAVYTLAFFAYIAEWLFGSRSKVGRTAAALTADAKKDAAKTTPAVTVKNAGGTAVLERPKVVVRSAAGARDVPDGPGAHGGDEQGDLYGRIAISLTLLAFLVEFGGVLARALSVQRAPWGNMYEFNITFSTVAVGVYLGLLALKKNVRWLGLFLITTVLLDLGLAVTVLYTASDQLVPALHSYWLYIHVSTAIFCGAVFYVGAVATILYLFKDNYENKLATGGKPGRFANSFLDRLPASASLDKFAYRVNAAVFPLWTFTIIAGAIWAGDAWGRYWGWDPKETWSFITWVGYACYLHARATAGWKGRKAAYLALLAFGCWLFNYYGVNIFVSGKHSYADVGLGALRSVGF